From Kineosporia succinea, the proteins below share one genomic window:
- a CDS encoding LLM class flavin-dependent oxidoreductase: MDKKIGFLSFGHWRDVTGSQTRSGADALIQTIELAEAAEEAGIDGAFVRVHHFERQLASPFPLLSAIGARTKHIEMGTGVIDMRYENPLYMAEEAAIADLISGGRLQLGVSRGSPETALRGAENFGYVPPEGVSAADLARSKTEIFLKAIQGEPMAVTDPERTGGISGGLAIQPQSPGLAERIWWGAGTRATATWAAGLGMNLQSSTLLTEDTGVPFDQLQAEQIRMYKDTWKEQGWEREPLVSVSRSVIPITTDIDRMYFGDRSEDDQVGILDGARSRFGRSYVGEPDKLAQELARDEAVLEADYVLFTVPNQLGVEYNARLLKTIADHVAPAIGWKKKF, encoded by the coding sequence ATGGACAAGAAGATCGGGTTCCTGTCGTTCGGCCACTGGCGGGACGTCACCGGGTCGCAGACCAGATCGGGTGCGGACGCGCTGATCCAGACGATCGAGCTGGCCGAGGCGGCCGAGGAGGCCGGCATCGACGGCGCCTTCGTCCGGGTGCACCACTTCGAGCGCCAGCTCGCCTCGCCGTTCCCGCTGCTGTCGGCCATCGGTGCGCGCACGAAGCACATCGAGATGGGCACCGGCGTGATCGACATGCGCTACGAGAACCCGCTCTACATGGCCGAGGAGGCCGCGATCGCCGACCTGATCAGCGGCGGGCGCCTGCAGCTGGGCGTGAGCCGGGGATCGCCGGAGACCGCCCTGCGCGGCGCCGAGAACTTCGGCTACGTGCCGCCGGAGGGTGTGAGCGCCGCCGACCTGGCCCGCAGCAAGACCGAGATCTTCCTCAAGGCGATCCAGGGCGAGCCGATGGCCGTCACCGACCCCGAGCGCACCGGCGGGATCAGCGGGGGCCTGGCGATCCAGCCGCAGTCGCCCGGTCTGGCCGAGCGCATCTGGTGGGGCGCCGGCACCCGCGCCACCGCCACCTGGGCCGCCGGCCTGGGGATGAACCTGCAGAGCTCCACGCTGCTCACCGAGGACACCGGCGTGCCCTTCGACCAGCTCCAGGCCGAGCAGATCCGGATGTACAAGGACACCTGGAAGGAGCAGGGCTGGGAGCGCGAGCCCCTGGTCTCGGTCTCCCGCAGCGTCATCCCGATCACCACCGACATCGACCGGATGTACTTCGGCGACCGCAGTGAGGACGACCAGGTCGGCATTCTCGACGGCGCGCGCTCGCGGTTCGGCCGCAGCTACGTGGGGGAGCCGGACAAGCTGGCCCAGGAACTGGCCCGGGACGAGGCCGTCCTCGAGGCCGACTACGTGCTCTTCACCGTGCCCAACCAGCTCGGCGTCGAGTACAACGCCCGGCTGCTGAAGACGATCGCCGACCACGTGGCCCCGGCCATCGGCTGGAAGAAGAAGTTCTAG
- a CDS encoding fructosamine kinase family protein, producing MEFTKRDPHAAEGFYQAEAAGLRWLGEAGDGLEVAEVLEVTDTSISLRRYETVSPDADQARILGRGLARTHRKGAPHHGSPPPGVRRGFIATLALPHLDEPPPHWGDFYARCRLEPFARAAHDSGALSEKGFRSVQKLCDRLTEGEHPEVPAARLHGDLWSGNVLWTRRGPVLIDPASHGGHPETDLAMLALFGLPHLETVLEAYTAENPLPEGWRERMPLHQLHPLLVHAVLFGASYGEQAARVADSCANAS from the coding sequence ATGGAGTTCACCAAGCGCGACCCGCACGCCGCCGAGGGGTTCTACCAGGCCGAGGCGGCTGGCCTGCGGTGGCTGGGAGAAGCCGGGGACGGACTCGAGGTGGCCGAGGTGCTCGAGGTGACCGACACGTCCATCAGCCTGAGACGCTACGAGACCGTGAGCCCGGACGCGGACCAGGCCCGTATCCTCGGCCGCGGGCTCGCCCGCACTCACCGAAAGGGCGCGCCCCACCACGGATCCCCTCCCCCCGGCGTCCGCCGTGGTTTCATCGCCACCCTTGCCCTGCCTCACCTCGACGAGCCCCCGCCGCACTGGGGCGATTTCTACGCACGGTGCCGCCTCGAGCCGTTCGCCCGGGCCGCCCACGACTCCGGGGCCCTGAGCGAAAAGGGTTTCCGGAGCGTGCAGAAGCTCTGCGATCGACTGACTGAGGGAGAGCACCCGGAAGTCCCCGCCGCGCGCCTGCACGGTGATCTGTGGAGCGGCAACGTCTTGTGGACGCGTCGGGGCCCGGTTCTCATCGACCCCGCCTCCCACGGCGGCCACCCCGAGACCGATCTGGCCATGCTCGCCCTGTTCGGACTGCCTCACCTGGAAACGGTTCTCGAGGCCTACACCGCCGAGAACCCGCTGCCGGAGGGCTGGCGCGAGCGGATGCCCCTGCACCAGCTGCACCCGCTGCTGGTGCACGCCGTGCTCTTCGGCGCCTCGTACGGGGAGCAGGCGGCCCGGGTGGCCGACTCCTGCGCGAACGCCTCATGA
- a CDS encoding low molecular weight protein-tyrosine-phosphatase codes for MSAYRICFVCTGNICRSPSAEVILRARAHDAGLDVVVDSAGTDGYHVGDGADYRALRAMKAAGYDGTAHVARQFDEGWFAERDLVVALDRGHFRLLHAMAPDEEAAAKIRLMRSFDIDAEDLDENDPHIDVADPYYGPDSAFTEMVEQLEAASDGLVEFLAERTEHPA; via the coding sequence ATGTCGGCGTACCGCATCTGCTTTGTCTGCACCGGGAACATCTGCCGTTCCCCCTCGGCCGAGGTCATCCTGCGGGCCCGCGCGCACGACGCCGGGCTGGACGTGGTGGTCGACTCGGCCGGCACCGACGGCTACCACGTGGGTGACGGCGCCGACTACCGGGCGCTGCGCGCGATGAAGGCCGCCGGTTACGACGGCACCGCGCACGTGGCCCGCCAGTTCGACGAGGGCTGGTTCGCCGAACGCGACCTGGTCGTGGCCCTCGACCGCGGCCATTTCCGCCTGCTGCACGCGATGGCTCCCGACGAGGAGGCCGCGGCCAAGATCCGGCTGATGCGCTCGTTCGACATCGACGCCGAGGACCTCGACGAGAACGACCCGCACATCGACGTCGCCGACCCCTACTACGGCCCGGACAGCGCGTTCACCGAGATGGTCGAGCAGCTCGAGGCGGCGAGCGACGGGCTGGTCGAGTTCCTGGCCGAGCGCACGGAACACCCCGCCTGA
- a CDS encoding helix-turn-helix transcriptional regulator, whose translation MSQVRLVLVTADPLSQAGVEGMLADHPRLRLVPASRAVDAHLLVLVAPRPDTRAAEAVRLASRYRRLPVLAVLGTPGDGDEAEARLSQLGVVACLWRPDVTPQRLAEEIVQVSHLGLNSRLGHDLDEYRRRHAPDTADSTPSGREADVLRLLADGFAIPEIARTLKFSERTVQKTLFAVTSRLHLRNRTQAMAYAWRKGVL comes from the coding sequence GTGAGCCAGGTACGCCTCGTCCTCGTCACCGCCGACCCGTTGAGCCAGGCCGGGGTGGAGGGCATGCTCGCCGATCACCCCCGGCTGCGCCTGGTCCCGGCCTCCCGGGCGGTCGACGCGCACCTGCTGGTGCTGGTGGCGCCCCGGCCCGACACCCGGGCGGCCGAGGCGGTGCGACTGGCGTCGCGCTACCGCCGGCTGCCGGTGCTCGCGGTGCTGGGTACGCCCGGTGACGGCGACGAGGCCGAGGCGCGCCTGTCGCAGCTGGGGGTGGTGGCCTGCCTGTGGCGGCCCGACGTCACGCCCCAGCGCCTGGCCGAGGAGATCGTCCAGGTCTCGCACCTGGGCCTGAACTCCCGGCTCGGTCACGACCTCGACGAGTACCGCCGGCGCCACGCCCCGGACACCGCCGACAGCACGCCCAGCGGCCGCGAGGCCGACGTCCTGCGCCTGCTGGCCGACGGGTTCGCCATTCCCGAGATCGCGAGGACCCTGAAATTCTCCGAACGCACCGTGCAGAAGACCCTCTTCGCCGTCACCTCCCGCCTGCACCTGCGCAACCGCACGCAGGCCATGGCCTACGCCTGGCGAAAGGGCGTGCTGTGA
- a CDS encoding hemolysin family protein, whose amino-acid sequence MMWILSLLLGVLVVLAITAVTGYFVAQEFAFMAVDRSALSARAAAGDTAAERALKVTRRTSFMLSGAQLGITVTGLLVGYVAEPLIGESLGEALGGVGIPTGVGVAIGTVLALLFSTLVQMIFGELFPKNLAIARPDQVSLWLATSTTGYLTVFGWLIQVFDKASNALLKVLGIEPAHDVEHSATARDLEHIVAESAESGDLPKELSLLLDRILDFPQQDVQHAMIPRTAVGVVHTDDPVTRVRELMSKGHSRYPVLGEDDAVLGVVHLQDVLRLDRDHEGTARDIMRPATLVPTTMPLTALLQLLVIRRAQMACVLDEWGGFAGLITAEDLAEELVGEITDEHDPALRPRAPQADDGTWVLSGSTPLDEAERAVDRELPRGDFETLAGLVIARHGSLPGVGTVVEVELPTDPALLAMDGEPPLFVMTAEVTRVERHVPAELRLSISEKTVEEVES is encoded by the coding sequence CTGATGTGGATCCTGTCCCTGCTCCTGGGTGTCCTGGTCGTGCTGGCGATCACCGCCGTCACCGGGTACTTCGTGGCGCAGGAATTCGCGTTCATGGCGGTGGACCGGTCCGCCTTGAGCGCCCGGGCCGCGGCCGGTGACACGGCGGCCGAGAGGGCGCTCAAGGTCACCCGGCGCACCTCGTTCATGCTCTCCGGCGCCCAGCTGGGCATCACCGTCACCGGTCTGCTCGTCGGCTACGTCGCCGAGCCGCTGATCGGTGAGTCGCTCGGCGAGGCCCTGGGCGGCGTCGGAATCCCCACCGGGGTCGGCGTGGCGATCGGCACCGTGCTGGCACTGCTGTTCTCCACCCTGGTGCAGATGATCTTCGGCGAGCTCTTCCCGAAGAACCTGGCGATCGCCCGGCCCGACCAGGTCTCGCTCTGGCTGGCCACTTCGACCACCGGCTACCTGACCGTTTTCGGCTGGCTGATCCAGGTTTTCGACAAGGCCTCCAACGCCCTGCTGAAGGTGCTGGGCATCGAGCCGGCGCACGACGTGGAGCACTCCGCCACGGCTCGCGACCTGGAGCACATCGTGGCCGAGTCGGCCGAGAGCGGTGACCTGCCCAAGGAGCTGTCGCTGCTGCTCGACCGGATCCTCGACTTCCCGCAGCAGGACGTGCAGCACGCGATGATCCCGCGCACCGCCGTGGGTGTGGTGCACACCGACGACCCGGTCACCCGGGTGCGGGAGCTGATGAGCAAGGGGCACAGCCGCTACCCGGTGCTGGGTGAGGACGACGCCGTGCTCGGGGTCGTGCACCTGCAGGACGTGCTGCGTCTCGACCGCGACCACGAGGGCACGGCGCGCGACATCATGCGCCCGGCCACCCTCGTGCCGACCACCATGCCGCTGACGGCGCTGCTGCAGCTGCTGGTGATCCGGCGGGCCCAGATGGCCTGCGTCCTCGACGAGTGGGGCGGTTTCGCCGGCCTGATCACCGCCGAGGACCTGGCCGAGGAGCTGGTCGGCGAGATCACCGACGAGCACGACCCGGCCCTGCGCCCGCGGGCGCCGCAGGCCGACGACGGCACCTGGGTGCTGTCCGGCTCCACGCCGCTCGACGAGGCGGAACGGGCCGTCGACCGTGAGCTCCCGCGCGGCGACTTCGAGACGCTGGCCGGTCTGGTCATCGCCCGGCACGGCTCCCTGCCCGGTGTGGGCACGGTGGTCGAGGTCGAGCTGCCGACCGACCCGGCGCTGCTGGCGATGGACGGTGAGCCGCCCCTGTTCGTGATGACGGCGGAGGTGACGCGGGTGGAACGGCACGTACCCGCCGAACTGCGTCTGAGCATCAGTGAGAAGACCGTGGAAGAGGTGGAGTCATGA
- a CDS encoding hemolysin family protein, whose translation MSNPIVVIAVTVALIALSAFFVAIEFALLAARRHRLEDLATSSRSARAALKSSSELTVLLAGSQLGITACTLALGAVTKPAVHHWLTPMFENWGLGEWPADAAGFVLALMIVTFLHLVVGEMAPKSWAIAHPETSAVLLALPMRAFMAATRPLLTALNEIANWCLRRVGVDPADQVASGRDPAALRSLVEHSASVGALEEGDSNRLNNALQLESLTVGDLVDRERGTTSVPPGSDVRAVREASLASGHLRILIGEGAAMDSVVHVRDTLMAPDDAPVQTLARPVYSMPSQTRVFQAMNQMRETRNHLATVTDDAGLFVGVITLSDLLGRLFPESENVA comes from the coding sequence ATGAGCAACCCGATCGTGGTGATCGCGGTGACCGTGGCGCTGATCGCCCTGTCCGCGTTCTTCGTGGCCATCGAGTTCGCCCTGCTGGCGGCCCGGCGGCACCGGCTGGAAGACCTGGCCACCTCGAGCCGGTCCGCACGCGCGGCGCTGAAGAGCTCGAGCGAGCTGACCGTGCTGCTGGCCGGGTCGCAGCTCGGCATCACGGCCTGCACCCTGGCCCTCGGCGCGGTCACCAAACCGGCCGTGCACCACTGGCTCACGCCGATGTTCGAGAACTGGGGCCTGGGCGAGTGGCCGGCCGACGCCGCCGGTTTCGTGCTGGCCCTGATGATCGTCACCTTCCTGCACCTGGTGGTGGGCGAGATGGCGCCGAAATCGTGGGCCATCGCGCACCCGGAGACCTCGGCCGTGCTGCTGGCACTGCCGATGCGGGCGTTCATGGCCGCCACCCGGCCGCTGCTGACCGCGCTCAACGAGATCGCCAACTGGTGCCTGCGGCGGGTCGGCGTGGACCCGGCCGACCAGGTGGCCTCGGGCCGCGACCCGGCCGCGCTGCGCAGCCTGGTCGAGCACTCGGCCAGCGTCGGGGCGCTGGAGGAGGGCGACTCGAACCGCCTGAACAACGCCCTGCAGCTGGAGTCGCTGACCGTCGGCGACCTGGTCGACCGGGAACGGGGCACCACCAGCGTGCCCCCGGGCTCGGACGTGCGGGCGGTGCGCGAGGCCTCGCTGGCCTCGGGGCACCTGCGCATCCTCATCGGTGAGGGCGCCGCGATGGACTCCGTGGTGCACGTCCGGGACACGCTGATGGCCCCCGACGACGCCCCGGTGCAGACCCTGGCCCGCCCGGTGTACTCGATGCCGTCGCAGACCCGGGTGTTCCAGGCGATGAACCAGATGCGCGAGACCCGCAACCACCTGGCCACGGTGACGGACGACGCCGGGTTGTTCGTGGGCGTCATCACCCTGTCCGACCTGCTGGGACGGCTGTTCCCGGAGTCGGAGAACGTGGCCTGA
- a CDS encoding Rieske (2Fe-2S) protein has protein sequence MILGPVDEIPPGEGRAYTVQGRTLAVFRLRSGALKAFPAACPHSGGPLADAQIDENVLICPLHLNTWDLTTGCSRSGQPDLEVIGVREVAGQIVFSP, from the coding sequence GTGATTCTCGGTCCGGTCGACGAGATCCCGCCCGGCGAAGGCCGGGCCTACACGGTGCAGGGGCGCACCCTGGCCGTCTTCCGGCTGCGGTCGGGGGCGCTGAAGGCCTTTCCGGCCGCCTGCCCGCACTCCGGCGGCCCGCTGGCCGACGCCCAGATCGACGAGAACGTGCTGATCTGCCCGCTGCACCTGAACACCTGGGACCTGACCACCGGTTGCTCGCGCTCCGGGCAGCCCGACCTGGAGGTGATCGGGGTGCGGGAGGTCGCCGGGCAGATCGTGTTCTCGCCCTGA
- the nirB gene encoding nitrite reductase large subunit NirB, translating to MKRRLVVVGNGMAAGRTVEEILERGGADQFDITMFGDEPYGNYNRIMLSHVLSGEEDESGIFLNDLSWYEENGITLRAPVRITRIDRFAKVVDGDDGSSTPYDVLVVATGSRSFIPPMEGVFRPDGSLLDGVLGFRSIDDTREIVRLARLHEKAVVIGGGLLGLEAARGLQSHGVHVEVLHAAGHLMNQQLDAAGGACLLTSVEALGIDVRLNARSTAVTGDDHVTGVILKDGTEIPCDLVVVAAGIRANTDLAVTSGFSVERGIVVDDSMATVDDPDVFAVGECAQHRGEVYGLVAPIWEQARVLASRLTGSDAEYHGSRVTTKLKVAGVDVASMGITAPERDDDEFVVFSEPRRGVYKSVIIRDDRLIGATCVGDVKKVAFLLQAFDRGLPLPEERVGLLFDLGTAAAEPSVDELPDDTQVCNCNGVSKGALVKAVADGCKTVPAVMDCTRAGKGCGSCKSLVTKIVEWAAGDDMRVDPAEHYYVPGIPLAKPELMTAITEQRLYSVSAVFAALAPGGTEDAKSKMGLTSLLRTMWPQEFVDERDGRFINDRVHANIQRDGTFSVVPQMKGGVTSVEQLRTIADVAEKYRVPMIKLTGGQRIDLLGVPKEDLPKMWADLDMPSGYAYGKSFRTVKTCVGSDFCRFGLGDSTALGVAIETRFQGIESPGKVKMAVSGCPRNCAESLVKDIGVVAVEGGRWEIYIGGAAGAHIRKGDLLVTVDTPEEVLTISGRFLQYYRENAKWLERTYAFVPRIGLERIRDVVVADSDGMAADLDARMQQTVEGYRDPWKEGREPAVPGQFRTALPLISLPQVPVRDGSTALGGRAGRSVATDPRRLP from the coding sequence GTGAAGCGCCGGCTGGTGGTGGTCGGCAACGGGATGGCGGCCGGCCGCACGGTGGAGGAGATCCTCGAGCGCGGCGGCGCCGACCAGTTCGACATCACGATGTTCGGGGACGAGCCCTACGGCAACTACAACCGGATCATGCTGTCGCACGTGCTCTCCGGTGAGGAGGACGAGTCGGGCATCTTCCTCAACGACCTGTCGTGGTACGAGGAGAACGGGATCACGCTGAGGGCGCCGGTGCGGATCACCCGCATCGACCGGTTCGCCAAGGTGGTCGACGGCGACGACGGAAGTTCCACCCCCTACGACGTTCTCGTCGTCGCGACCGGCAGCCGCTCGTTCATCCCACCGATGGAGGGCGTGTTCCGGCCCGACGGTTCGCTGCTCGACGGGGTGCTGGGCTTCCGCTCCATCGACGACACCCGCGAGATCGTGCGTCTGGCCCGGCTCCACGAGAAGGCCGTGGTGATCGGCGGCGGGCTGCTCGGGCTGGAGGCGGCCCGGGGGTTGCAGTCGCACGGGGTGCACGTGGAGGTGCTGCACGCGGCCGGGCATCTGATGAACCAGCAGCTGGACGCGGCGGGGGGCGCGTGCTTGCTCACGTCGGTGGAGGCGCTGGGCATCGACGTGCGGCTCAATGCCCGCAGCACGGCCGTCACCGGCGACGACCACGTCACCGGCGTGATCCTGAAAGACGGCACCGAGATCCCCTGTGACCTGGTGGTCGTGGCCGCGGGCATCCGGGCCAACACCGATCTGGCCGTCACCAGCGGGTTCTCGGTGGAGCGGGGGATCGTGGTGGACGACTCGATGGCCACCGTCGACGACCCGGACGTGTTCGCGGTGGGGGAGTGTGCCCAGCACCGCGGCGAGGTCTACGGTCTGGTGGCGCCGATCTGGGAGCAGGCGCGGGTGCTGGCCTCTCGCCTCACCGGTTCGGACGCGGAGTACCACGGCTCGCGGGTCACCACGAAGCTCAAGGTCGCGGGGGTCGACGTGGCCTCGATGGGCATCACCGCCCCGGAACGCGACGACGACGAGTTCGTGGTGTTCAGCGAGCCGCGCCGGGGCGTCTACAAGAGCGTGATCATCCGTGACGACCGGCTGATCGGCGCGACCTGCGTGGGCGACGTGAAGAAGGTGGCCTTCCTGCTGCAGGCCTTCGATCGCGGGCTTCCGCTGCCGGAGGAGAGAGTGGGGTTGCTGTTCGACCTGGGAACCGCGGCGGCCGAACCCTCGGTGGACGAGCTGCCCGACGACACCCAGGTCTGCAACTGCAACGGGGTGAGTAAGGGGGCTCTGGTCAAAGCGGTTGCGGACGGCTGCAAAACGGTGCCGGCCGTGATGGACTGCACCCGTGCGGGCAAGGGCTGCGGCTCGTGCAAGTCGCTGGTCACGAAGATCGTGGAGTGGGCCGCCGGCGACGACATGCGCGTGGATCCGGCCGAGCACTACTACGTCCCCGGCATCCCCCTGGCCAAACCCGAGCTGATGACCGCGATCACCGAGCAGAGGCTGTACTCGGTATCAGCGGTGTTCGCGGCCCTGGCCCCGGGCGGCACCGAAGACGCGAAGAGCAAGATGGGCCTGACCTCGCTGCTGCGCACGATGTGGCCGCAGGAGTTCGTGGACGAGCGCGACGGCCGGTTCATCAACGACCGGGTGCACGCGAACATCCAGCGCGACGGCACGTTCTCGGTGGTGCCGCAGATGAAGGGCGGCGTCACCTCGGTCGAGCAGCTGCGCACCATCGCCGACGTGGCCGAGAAGTACCGGGTGCCGATGATCAAACTCACCGGCGGCCAGCGCATCGACCTGCTCGGGGTGCCGAAGGAAGACCTGCCGAAGATGTGGGCCGACCTGGACATGCCCTCGGGCTACGCCTACGGCAAGAGCTTCCGTACCGTGAAGACCTGTGTGGGATCGGACTTCTGCCGCTTCGGCCTGGGTGACTCCACCGCGCTGGGCGTGGCGATCGAGACCCGGTTCCAGGGCATCGAGTCGCCCGGCAAGGTGAAGATGGCCGTCAGCGGCTGTCCCCGGAACTGCGCCGAGTCGCTGGTGAAGGACATCGGCGTGGTCGCGGTCGAGGGCGGGCGCTGGGAGATCTACATCGGCGGAGCGGCCGGGGCGCACATCCGCAAGGGTGACCTGCTCGTCACCGTCGACACCCCCGAGGAGGTGCTGACGATCAGCGGCCGCTTCCTGCAGTACTACCGCGAGAACGCGAAGTGGCTGGAGCGCACCTACGCCTTCGTGCCGCGCATCGGTCTGGAGAGGATCAGGGACGTGGTGGTCGCCGATTCCGACGGCATGGCGGCGGATCTCGACGCGAGGATGCAGCAGACCGTCGAGGGCTACCGCGATCCGTGGAAGGAGGGCCGGGAACCGGCCGTGCCCGGCCAGTTCCGCACCGCGCTGCCCCTGATCTCGCTGCCGCAGGTGCCGGTGCGCGACGGCAGCACCGCTCTGGGGGGCCGGGCCGGGCGATCCGTGGCGACCGATCCGAGGCGGTTGCCGTGA
- a CDS encoding helix-turn-helix transcriptional regulator: MIPTPADTTESPVTSLLRVSVLAADQLDEAGVVNLIGRRPELTVQPMNRLAEADVLVVVSSTLTAQLLRQIRDQVAGRNLPIATILERFGEVDLLTAVEVGLRGVLWRPQVTAGRFAGLIQTVAAGDSDLPREVASRLVRDMAELQRSVLIPRGLTPSGLERREVEVLALIADGLDTAEIAERMQYSERTVKNILSGVMARLGLRNRSHAVAYALKAGLL, from the coding sequence GTGATCCCGACCCCGGCCGACACCACCGAGTCCCCGGTCACCTCGCTGCTGCGGGTCAGCGTGCTGGCCGCCGACCAGCTCGACGAGGCCGGCGTGGTCAACCTGATCGGCCGCCGTCCGGAGCTCACCGTGCAGCCGATGAACCGGCTGGCCGAGGCCGATGTGCTGGTGGTGGTCTCGTCCACGCTGACCGCTCAGCTGCTGCGCCAGATCCGCGACCAGGTGGCCGGGCGCAACCTCCCGATCGCCACCATCCTCGAGCGGTTCGGCGAGGTCGACCTGCTCACCGCCGTGGAAGTCGGCCTGCGGGGCGTGCTCTGGCGACCGCAGGTCACGGCCGGCCGGTTCGCCGGTCTGATCCAGACGGTCGCGGCCGGTGACAGTGACCTGCCCCGCGAGGTGGCCAGCCGCCTGGTGCGCGACATGGCCGAGCTCCAGCGGTCGGTGCTGATCCCGCGCGGCCTCACCCCGTCCGGGCTGGAGCGCCGCGAGGTCGAGGTGCTGGCCCTGATCGCCGACGGCCTCGACACCGCCGAGATCGCCGAGCGCATGCAGTATTCCGAGCGCACGGTGAAGAACATCCTGTCCGGCGTGATGGCCCGGCTGGGGCTGCGCAACCGTTCTCACGCCGTGGCCTACGCGCTCAAGGCGGGTCTGCTCTAA
- a CDS encoding nitroreductase family deazaflavin-dependent oxidoreductase yields the protein MTSDDVELSPTPWVRDQTEQVLATGTTASLTGPAPVVLLTVRGAKSGKLRYQLVIRVEKDGVYVVVASLGGSDRNPAWFHNIKAHPEVQLQDGTETKTYRAREVVGEEKTPWWDLAVATFPNYGEYQTKTERQIPVFVLEPIG from the coding sequence ATGACCTCCGATGATGTGGAACTCAGCCCGACGCCGTGGGTCCGCGACCAGACCGAGCAGGTGCTCGCCACCGGCACCACCGCCTCGCTGACGGGCCCGGCCCCCGTCGTCCTGCTCACCGTGCGTGGGGCGAAGAGCGGCAAACTGCGCTATCAGCTGGTGATCCGGGTGGAGAAGGACGGCGTCTACGTCGTCGTCGCCTCGCTCGGCGGTTCCGACCGCAACCCCGCCTGGTTCCACAACATCAAGGCCCATCCCGAGGTCCAGCTGCAGGACGGCACCGAGACGAAGACCTACCGGGCCCGTGAGGTGGTGGGCGAGGAGAAGACACCGTGGTGGGACCTGGCGGTGGCCACGTTCCCGAACTACGGCGAGTACCAGACCAAGACAGAACGGCAGATCCCGGTGTTCGTGCTGGAGCCGATCGGCTGA